The following are encoded together in the Phenylobacterium sp. NIBR 498073 genome:
- a CDS encoding phospholipase D-like domain-containing protein: protein MSSVRHASDQTDGRALSLGETCWRIEPSERAALLIDNKSYFATLKEVLQSARRSVYILGWAFDPRTRLAPDGAEGPDDPDEVGRVLIGLVHARPALDVRVLVWKSPFGVMGHQDVRGHRAKRAFARTGVQFREADDLPFGACHHQKLVVIDDQLAFCGGGDIVTNRWDSPAHRDIEPRRLLPNHARHPARHEVTMMIEGAASQALGDLFRERWSQAAGTLLSSPTPAPAQPIWPSAVTSHLSNVQVGISRTRPRRMGLPAIDEIRRLTLRCIASARQTIYLENQYFTCRAVAAALAARLAERDGPEVILLLSGRAPSLLDHLTMDYARNPLIRSLRAADAFGRLRAVSPRTAAGAPIVVHSKVTVIDDRIVRVGSANLNNRSGGFDTECDLAVESQAPKTSRAIGRFRDRLLAHYLGVSPDAVSRARGEGGLVGAIDALNVHGRLAPVALHAPSWWEGVVAPRNLGDPACVEESWRWRRQWRGEEPRRAGEGAGS, encoded by the coding sequence ATGTCGTCAGTTCGCCATGCCTCCGATCAGACGGACGGGCGCGCGCTTAGCCTCGGCGAAACGTGCTGGCGCATCGAACCTTCAGAGCGGGCCGCCCTTCTTATCGACAACAAGAGTTATTTTGCGACGCTCAAGGAGGTCCTGCAGTCGGCGAGGCGGTCAGTCTACATTCTGGGCTGGGCGTTTGATCCGCGCACGCGGCTGGCTCCTGATGGAGCCGAGGGCCCGGACGATCCCGATGAGGTCGGGAGAGTTCTCATTGGGCTGGTCCACGCCAGGCCCGCGTTGGATGTGCGCGTACTGGTGTGGAAATCTCCGTTCGGCGTCATGGGACATCAGGATGTCCGCGGCCATCGTGCAAAGCGGGCGTTCGCTCGGACGGGAGTCCAGTTCCGCGAAGCTGACGATCTCCCGTTCGGGGCCTGTCATCATCAGAAGCTGGTGGTCATTGACGATCAGCTGGCCTTTTGCGGCGGTGGCGACATTGTCACCAACCGGTGGGACAGCCCAGCTCACCGCGACATCGAACCTCGCCGGCTATTGCCCAACCACGCACGCCATCCAGCGCGGCATGAGGTCACCATGATGATCGAGGGCGCTGCATCCCAAGCGCTTGGAGATCTCTTTCGCGAACGTTGGTCTCAGGCTGCTGGAACGCTGCTTTCGTCGCCGACGCCTGCGCCGGCGCAGCCAATCTGGCCAAGCGCGGTGACGTCTCACCTGTCAAATGTGCAGGTCGGCATATCGCGCACCCGGCCGCGTCGGATGGGTCTGCCCGCCATCGACGAAATCCGCAGGCTGACCCTGAGATGCATCGCAAGCGCGCGCCAAACGATCTATCTGGAGAACCAGTACTTCACCTGCCGCGCCGTCGCCGCGGCCCTGGCGGCTCGCCTGGCTGAGCGCGATGGCCCTGAGGTCATTCTGCTTCTTAGCGGACGCGCTCCAAGTCTGCTTGATCACCTGACGATGGATTACGCACGAAACCCGCTGATCCGCAGCCTGCGCGCCGCCGACGCCTTCGGCCGTCTTCGGGCGGTGTCGCCACGAACGGCGGCCGGTGCGCCGATTGTGGTGCACTCGAAAGTGACGGTGATCGACGATCGGATCGTCCGTGTCGGTTCAGCCAATCTCAACAACCGATCTGGCGGCTTCGACACCGAGTGCGACCTTGCGGTGGAGAGCCAGGCCCCGAAGACCTCGCGAGCCATCGGCCGTTTCCGCGACCGGCTCTTGGCGCACTATCTCGGCGTCAGTCCTGATGCGGTGTCTCGCGCTCGCGGCGAGGGAGGGCTTGTGGGCGCAATTGACGCTTTGAACGTGCATGGACGGCTTGCGCCGGTGGCGCTGCATGCGCCCTCCTGGTGGGAGGGTGTCGTGGCCCCACGCAATCTCGGAGATCCCGCCTGCGTCGAGGAGAGCTGGCGCTGGCGGCGGCAATGGCGCGGAGAGGAGCCCCGGCGGGCAGGCGAGGGCGCAGGGTCATGA
- a CDS encoding endonuclease/exonuclease/phosphatase family protein: MKLLTWNIQAGIGTSRYRDYLLRAHLQLVHAPSKTRTLENIAREIAPYDVVCLQEVDLGGRRAGYRSQVEDIAELSGHDHVAVQENRRIPGISRHGNAILSRWPIANVHDLKLPGRVTGRGCLVAEIAGRHDLTVACLHLSLGASDQHLQLDAVAQALSGAPSWAVLGDFNCGARSAPFEAFREATGARLHRPAPPTFPAWRPTRDFDHIVIGGDVLLTHYQCEPATFSDHRAVSAVVQPRAAS; encoded by the coding sequence ATGAAGCTGCTGACGTGGAACATCCAGGCAGGCATCGGGACGAGCCGTTATCGCGACTATCTGCTCCGCGCTCACCTCCAGCTCGTGCATGCGCCGTCCAAGACGCGGACCCTGGAGAACATCGCCAGGGAGATCGCCCCTTACGATGTCGTCTGCCTGCAAGAGGTCGACCTTGGGGGCCGGCGCGCAGGCTATCGCTCGCAGGTGGAGGATATTGCCGAGCTCTCCGGCCATGACCACGTCGCCGTCCAGGAAAACAGGCGGATTCCCGGAATCTCGCGTCACGGCAACGCAATCCTCAGCCGTTGGCCGATAGCCAATGTTCACGATCTTAAGCTTCCCGGTCGGGTGACTGGACGCGGCTGCCTCGTCGCTGAAATCGCCGGCCGCCATGATCTGACGGTCGCCTGTCTCCATCTTAGTCTCGGTGCGTCGGACCAGCACCTGCAGTTAGACGCAGTGGCGCAGGCGCTAAGCGGCGCACCGTCGTGGGCGGTGCTGGGAGATTTCAACTGCGGAGCGCGAAGCGCGCCCTTCGAGGCGTTCCGCGAGGCGACCGGGGCTCGCCTGCACAGGCCGGCGCCGCCGACATTTCCGGCCTGGCGACCTACGCGGGATTTCGATCACATCGTCATTGGGGGAGACGTCTTGTTGACCCACTATCAGTGTGAGCCCGCGACCTTCTCCGATCATCGAGCGGTGTCCGCTGTCGTGCAGCCCCGAGCGGCGAGCTAG
- a CDS encoding TolC family protein, giving the protein MRTFLIAALAALAAPAAAAERGLTSPSFLPDDAKILEVLEASPPLMEARAVLGGARAQARMLAAGDHETTLIAALDQRRVRNDGSYSEWSVQASRAIRLPGKAALDRAAGEAGIVAAQNGLEDARHQASLALAESYLTWVTAAEARLIDAEELETYGREVHGLARRVELKDAAQLDLELARGAEARAQAALARSQGAERAARAELDARYSDLAPPVAPRLPPPQAPLRPFSQWADLIVERSHELVIARAFADRERWLAQRLSRDRTPDPTVGVRTFNERGGEETGVGIFISAPFSGARRSAAAEQQSASASAAQARLAMSTREIRAAAQGDVIAATAALEAWRSAALALDAAQKASGRTARAYELGERDLSDRLLADRQTFDARRMELQARADAHRALLKLALDAHELWLTEER; this is encoded by the coding sequence ATGCGCACCTTCCTGATTGCGGCCCTCGCCGCCCTCGCCGCTCCGGCCGCCGCGGCCGAGCGAGGCCTGACCTCGCCGTCCTTCCTTCCGGACGACGCCAAGATCCTTGAGGTTCTTGAGGCCTCTCCGCCGTTGATGGAAGCGCGCGCCGTACTCGGCGGGGCGCGCGCGCAGGCAAGAATGCTGGCGGCGGGCGATCACGAAACAACCCTGATAGCGGCGCTGGACCAGCGTCGCGTGCGTAACGACGGCTCGTATTCGGAGTGGTCGGTCCAGGCGAGCCGGGCGATCCGCCTTCCGGGCAAGGCCGCCCTCGACCGCGCCGCTGGCGAGGCCGGGATCGTAGCGGCGCAGAACGGGCTCGAAGATGCGCGCCATCAGGCCTCGCTGGCCCTGGCCGAAAGCTACCTGACTTGGGTGACTGCGGCGGAGGCTCGCCTGATCGACGCCGAGGAGCTGGAGACCTACGGCCGTGAGGTCCATGGTCTCGCCCGTCGCGTCGAGCTGAAGGATGCGGCGCAGCTTGATCTGGAGCTGGCCAGGGGCGCTGAGGCCCGGGCCCAAGCCGCGCTCGCACGGTCACAGGGCGCCGAACGGGCTGCGCGGGCCGAACTGGACGCCCGCTATAGCGATCTGGCGCCCCCCGTCGCGCCGCGGCTGCCGCCGCCGCAAGCGCCGCTCCGGCCGTTCTCGCAATGGGCCGACCTGATTGTTGAGCGCAGTCATGAGCTCGTTATCGCCAGAGCCTTTGCCGATCGCGAGCGATGGCTTGCGCAGCGCTTAAGTCGCGATCGCACGCCGGACCCTACTGTCGGCGTCCGCACCTTCAATGAGCGGGGCGGCGAAGAGACGGGGGTCGGCATTTTCATCTCAGCGCCGTTCAGTGGTGCGCGTCGCAGCGCCGCCGCTGAGCAGCAGTCCGCGTCGGCGTCGGCTGCGCAAGCCCGTCTGGCGATGTCCACGCGAGAAATCCGCGCCGCCGCTCAAGGCGACGTCATCGCAGCAACAGCCGCGCTCGAAGCCTGGCGCAGCGCCGCATTGGCCTTGGATGCAGCCCAAAAGGCCTCAGGCCGCACCGCGCGGGCCTATGAACTGGGCGAGCGGGACCTTTCCGATCGCCTGTTGGCAGACCGACAAACCTTTGATGCGCGGCGAATGGAACTCCAAGCCCGCGCGGACGCCCACCGCGCGCTCCTCAAGCTCGCCCTCGACGCCCACGAGCTTTGGCTGACCGAAGAACGCTAG
- a CDS encoding efflux RND transporter permease subunit, which produces MRKLIALALSQRLLAAVLAISIVGLGVHAFLNLPVDAFPDISPTQVKIILKAPGMTPEEVESQVITPLEMELLGIPRQAMLRSTAKYAIADLTIDFAPGTDVYWARQQTSERLSNAFGALPLGVSGGLSPISTPLSDVYMFTLEGERLTLEQKRTLLDWTIRPALRGLPGVADVNVLGGRAKTFEVSPDPAALAATGLTAQALVEAIPASNRNDGSGRLNEGEEALVVRVAGAITSLEDLRDTAVPLPGGGAVRLGDLAEVREGALTRYGAVTQNGRGEAAQAIVIALRGADAKAVVRAVEQRLAELQPSLPEGVKISPFYNRSDLIGRATGTVNKALVEASVLVVVLLLLFLGDLRAAAVVAVTLPLAVLTTFLLMRGFGLSANLMSLGGLAIAIGMLVDAAVVVVENTVERLDSPGITGARRLHVIYEAVSEVAAPVSAGVLIICLVFLPLLSLQGLEGKLFGPVALTIVFALGSSLLLSLTVIPVLASLLLKAHEHRESWIMRKIGPFYERQLARALARPKPVYAAAGGGMVLAALAYVLIGKSFMPTMDEGAILMQLAKLPSINLDASASQDMAVQRAILAQVPEVKRIVARVGSDELGLDPMGLNETDSFLVLADRKDWRRQDKAWLTEEIRKAATQFPGVEATFTQPIEMRVAEMLTGSRGDLAVKVFGPDLKTLGDLAARIEQTLNKTRGASDVYTVAGDSVTYLQLNLDRAAAVRAGLSAEVLQRELRAQLEGAPAGVVFEQGQRTPILVRGPEDLRQDPALFEQAQIATPDGGLLRAGDVASVERRLGPVKIDRENASRFAVIQAYVQGRDLVGFVKEAQANVARDVPLPPGYRIAWGGQFENQKRAAARLGVVVPMALALIFLVLFISLKSTRQSLLILANIPFAMIGGIVALWISGEYLSVPASVGLIALLGIAVLNGLVLVTHFNELVQRGRDVTAAVTEGARRRLRPVLMTASITALGLAPLLVATGPGSEIQRPLAIVVVGGLVTSTLLTLVLLPILYRRFGLEPGAAAQETA; this is translated from the coding sequence ATGCGCAAGCTCATCGCCCTGGCCTTGTCGCAGCGGCTGCTGGCCGCGGTGCTCGCCATCTCTATCGTCGGTCTCGGCGTCCACGCGTTCCTCAACTTGCCTGTCGACGCCTTCCCCGACATATCGCCCACCCAGGTGAAGATCATCCTCAAGGCTCCGGGTATGACCCCTGAGGAGGTCGAGAGCCAAGTCATCACGCCGCTGGAGATGGAGCTCCTCGGCATTCCCCGGCAAGCCATGCTGCGCTCGACCGCGAAGTATGCGATCGCCGACCTCACCATCGATTTTGCGCCGGGCACCGACGTCTACTGGGCCCGCCAGCAGACCAGCGAGCGGCTATCGAACGCCTTTGGAGCCTTGCCCCTTGGCGTGAGCGGGGGGCTCTCGCCGATCTCCACGCCGCTGTCGGACGTCTACATGTTCACCCTCGAAGGCGAACGCCTGACCCTCGAGCAGAAGCGGACGCTGCTGGACTGGACGATCCGGCCGGCCCTGCGAGGCCTGCCTGGCGTCGCCGACGTCAACGTCCTGGGCGGCCGGGCCAAGACGTTCGAGGTCTCTCCCGACCCGGCCGCCCTGGCCGCCACGGGCCTGACCGCCCAGGCGCTCGTCGAGGCTATTCCCGCCTCGAACCGAAATGACGGCTCCGGACGCCTGAACGAGGGCGAAGAGGCCTTGGTCGTTCGCGTGGCCGGGGCGATCACGAGCCTGGAGGATCTGCGAGACACCGCCGTGCCGCTGCCGGGAGGCGGAGCCGTCCGTCTGGGCGATTTGGCCGAGGTGCGCGAAGGCGCCCTCACCCGCTACGGCGCGGTCACCCAGAACGGCAGGGGCGAGGCGGCCCAGGCGATTGTCATCGCCCTGCGCGGGGCGGACGCCAAGGCTGTCGTCAGAGCCGTCGAGCAGCGACTGGCCGAACTCCAGCCTTCGCTTCCCGAAGGCGTCAAAATCAGCCCTTTCTACAATCGCTCCGACCTGATCGGACGCGCCACCGGCACGGTCAACAAAGCCCTGGTCGAGGCGAGCGTGCTGGTGGTCGTCCTGCTGCTTTTGTTTCTGGGCGATCTGCGTGCGGCGGCGGTGGTCGCAGTCACGCTGCCGCTGGCCGTGCTGACGACCTTTCTGCTCATGCGCGGGTTCGGGCTCTCGGCCAACCTGATGAGCCTTGGGGGTTTGGCCATCGCCATCGGCATGCTGGTCGATGCGGCGGTCGTCGTGGTCGAAAACACCGTCGAGCGGCTCGACAGTCCAGGCATCACCGGCGCACGGCGTCTTCACGTGATCTACGAAGCCGTGTCCGAAGTGGCCGCGCCGGTGAGCGCGGGCGTGCTGATCATCTGCCTGGTCTTCCTGCCGCTGCTGAGCCTGCAGGGGCTGGAGGGCAAGCTGTTCGGGCCCGTCGCGCTGACCATCGTCTTCGCCCTCGGCTCCTCGCTCCTGCTCTCGCTTACGGTGATCCCCGTCCTGGCTTCGTTGCTGCTGAAGGCGCACGAGCATCGGGAGTCCTGGATCATGCGCAAGATCGGGCCGTTCTATGAGCGCCAACTGGCGCGCGCGCTGGCGAGGCCCAAGCCGGTGTATGCGGCCGCCGGAGGCGGCATGGTTCTGGCGGCGCTCGCCTATGTCCTGATCGGCAAGAGCTTTATGCCCACCATGGATGAGGGCGCCATTCTGATGCAGCTCGCCAAGCTGCCGTCGATCAATCTCGACGCCAGCGCCAGCCAGGACATGGCCGTTCAGCGTGCGATCCTGGCTCAGGTCCCCGAGGTCAAGCGCATCGTCGCCCGCGTCGGCTCGGACGAGCTGGGGCTCGATCCCATGGGGCTCAACGAGACCGACAGTTTCCTCGTGCTGGCCGACCGCAAGGATTGGCGCCGGCAGGACAAGGCCTGGCTTACGGAGGAAATCCGCAAGGCCGCGACGCAATTTCCTGGGGTTGAGGCCACCTTCACCCAGCCGATCGAGATGCGGGTCGCAGAGATGCTCACGGGCAGCCGCGGCGACCTGGCGGTCAAGGTGTTCGGACCCGATCTGAAAACGCTGGGAGATCTGGCCGCACGGATCGAACAGACATTGAACAAGACCCGCGGCGCGTCCGATGTCTACACGGTCGCCGGCGACAGCGTGACCTATCTGCAACTGAACCTCGACCGCGCGGCGGCCGTGCGGGCCGGCCTCTCCGCCGAGGTTCTGCAACGCGAACTGCGAGCCCAGCTTGAGGGCGCGCCGGCCGGCGTCGTGTTCGAACAGGGTCAACGCACGCCGATCCTGGTCCGCGGGCCTGAGGACCTGCGACAGGACCCAGCGCTCTTCGAACAGGCGCAGATCGCCACCCCGGACGGCGGCCTGCTTCGGGCCGGCGATGTGGCGAGCGTCGAGCGACGGCTAGGACCGGTGAAGATCGACCGTGAAAACGCCTCGCGCTTCGCCGTCATCCAGGCCTATGTGCAGGGTCGCGACCTCGTCGGGTTCGTCAAGGAAGCCCAGGCCAACGTCGCCCGGGACGTGCCGCTTCCGCCCGGGTACCGCATCGCCTGGGGCGGCCAGTTCGAAAATCAGAAGCGCGCCGCCGCGCGGCTTGGCGTGGTCGTTCCGATGGCCCTGGCGCTGATCTTCCTGGTGCTGTTCATCAGCCTGAAGTCGACACGCCAATCGCTTCTGATCCTGGCCAACATCCCGTTCGCCATGATCGGCGGGATCGTGGCCCTTTGGATTTCGGGCGAGTACTTGTCGGTGCCCGCCTCGGTGGGCCTCATCGCCCTGCTCGGAATTGCGGTGCTGAACGGCCTGGTGCTGGTGACGCACTTCAACGAACTGGTGCAGCGCGGGCGCGACGTCACCGCCGCCGTGACCGAAGGGGCCCGCCGACGCCTCCGGCCCGTGCTCATGACCGCCAGCATCACCGCGCTGGGCCTGGCGCCGCTGTTGGTCGCCACCGGTCCGGGGTCGGAGATTCAGCGCCCACTGGCCATCGTCGTGGTCGGCGGGCTCGTGACATCGACCCTGCTCACCCTCGTCCTGCTTCCCATTCTCTATCGGCGCTTTGGTCTCGAACCTGGCGCTGCGGCCCAGGAGACCGCCTGA
- a CDS encoding efflux RND transporter periplasmic adaptor subunit — protein sequence MPAIRTSLVACLALAAATTPSLAAKPLALSAAQEAAMGVVLATAKPASSAPLAAAPATVTPPLNGRRVVSSPFAGTVSRVHVLEGQTVKGGAPLVTLFSRDVLTISSELAQSQAELRVADAAARRAQLLASEGVIAGARAEEAQARAAQARALVNERRRLLSGGGGGSGEYVLRAPVAGRVAVLHAQPGGGLEAMAPAVTLDRADKLWIEARISPAIARKLQVGYSVRVGATSGRVVALGASIDPKTRSLPLRAELDGVADLAPGQAVSVTLLVPAPAGAQSIPRSALLQAPDGAKVFVKAGSGYQAHPVAVVGVAGAEAVVTGLPTGARVAAAGAAQLKSALGR from the coding sequence ATGCCCGCCATCCGTACCAGCCTTGTCGCCTGCCTCGCCCTGGCTGCAGCGACCACGCCTTCCTTGGCCGCAAAGCCCCTTGCCCTCAGCGCTGCGCAGGAGGCGGCGATGGGCGTCGTGCTCGCAACCGCCAAGCCTGCATCCAGCGCTCCCCTGGCGGCGGCGCCGGCGACCGTCACCCCGCCTCTGAACGGAAGGCGCGTGGTCTCCTCGCCCTTCGCCGGCACGGTGTCTCGGGTGCACGTCCTGGAAGGACAGACCGTGAAGGGCGGCGCGCCGCTCGTGACGCTGTTCAGCCGGGACGTATTGACGATCTCGTCTGAGCTGGCCCAGAGCCAGGCTGAGCTGCGCGTCGCTGACGCGGCCGCGCGCCGAGCGCAGCTTCTGGCCAGTGAAGGGGTGATCGCAGGGGCCCGCGCCGAGGAGGCTCAGGCCCGGGCCGCTCAAGCCCGCGCGCTCGTCAATGAGCGTCGCCGCCTGCTATCGGGGGGAGGAGGAGGATCGGGCGAGTATGTTCTGCGCGCGCCGGTCGCCGGGCGGGTGGCTGTTCTGCATGCTCAACCCGGCGGCGGACTGGAGGCCATGGCGCCCGCGGTCACCCTCGATCGCGCCGATAAGCTATGGATCGAGGCGCGGATCTCGCCGGCGATCGCTCGCAAGCTGCAGGTCGGCTATAGCGTGCGGGTCGGCGCGACCAGCGGTCGTGTGGTCGCGCTAGGCGCCAGCATCGATCCGAAGACCCGCTCGCTGCCGCTGCGCGCCGAACTGGACGGGGTCGCCGATCTTGCGCCCGGCCAGGCGGTCAGCGTCACTCTGCTGGTTCCTGCGCCGGCCGGCGCCCAATCCATTCCCCGCAGCGCGCTCCTGCAGGCGCCAGACGGCGCAAAGGTCTTCGTCAAAGCCGGCTCAGGATACCAGGCTCACCCCGTCGCCGTCGTCGGCGTGGCGGGCGCCGAGGCGGTCGTCACCGGCCTTCCGACGGGGGCGCGGGTCGCGGCCGCAGGCGCCGCGCAGCTGAAGTCGGCCCTGGGACGATAA
- a CDS encoding response regulator transcription factor, whose translation MRVLLVEDDPEIARRLAAALMHAGFVVESAPDGETGLLLGQTNDFDAVILDLGLPRLSGLDVLKQWRREGQDVPVLVLTARDGWTDRVEGLNAGADDYLGKPFQNAEVVARLRALTRRSAGRSSPIMQRGDIVLDPTAGTVERAGELIELTARELKVLVYLMHRAGRVVSQGELIDHVYSLDEMRESNTIEVYVARLRKKLGKDAIRTIRGLGYKFV comes from the coding sequence ATTCGTGTCCTGCTCGTTGAAGATGATCCCGAGATCGCCCGCCGCCTTGCGGCGGCGCTCATGCATGCCGGCTTCGTCGTCGAGAGCGCGCCAGACGGCGAAACCGGGCTGCTGCTGGGCCAGACAAACGACTTCGACGCGGTGATCCTCGATCTCGGGCTGCCGCGCCTTTCAGGTCTGGACGTCCTGAAGCAATGGCGGCGCGAAGGCCAGGACGTGCCAGTGCTGGTGTTGACAGCGCGCGATGGATGGACCGATCGCGTCGAAGGCCTGAACGCTGGGGCTGACGACTATCTTGGCAAGCCCTTTCAGAACGCCGAGGTCGTGGCCCGGCTGCGGGCGCTGACGAGGCGTTCGGCCGGCCGCTCCTCCCCGATCATGCAGCGCGGCGACATCGTGCTCGATCCCACCGCTGGGACGGTGGAGCGCGCAGGCGAATTGATCGAACTCACCGCCAGGGAATTGAAGGTGCTGGTCTATCTGATGCATCGCGCTGGCCGTGTCGTGTCGCAGGGCGAACTGATCGATCACGTCTACAGTCTGGACGAGATGCGCGAGTCCAACACGATCGAGGTCTATGTGGCGCGGCTGCGCAAAAAGCTCGGCAAGGATGCGATCCGCACGATCCGGGGGCTGGGGTACAAGTTCGTCTAA
- a CDS encoding HAMP domain-containing sensor histidine kinase: MRRIWTSFRTRLILGAVVWIIAGLALSGFVLSELFKAHVTQQFDDELHGHAAELAVLVGVSPNGELFLHRRLSDPRFLPKDSGFYWRVEAENGASIGSPSLAGRPLPLPAGISGGGERHVYVNGPSGPLRLVQRTFAAPGAGPLRMGIGVDQRLLDEVLARFNWTLFLSLAIIACGLISAAILQVWFGLRPLSGMRHALSEVRMGRASRLPEDLPSEVRPLAADLNALLEGNLEMLRRARTQAGNLAHALKTPLAILLDEAQRLRAAGHEEAAEVITLQCDRMRRQIDYQIARARAAALTRAPGVAADVKATLEPVVKAMRRLHGRRGVTFSVAYEADGAVAVDAQDLGEIAGNVLDNAGKWADGRVEILVRRKGELIEIVVDDDGPGLPPESYEHVFGVGERLDERMPGHGLGLSIVKDLVGLYEGQVALDAAPLGGLRLTLAFRTIS; this comes from the coding sequence ATGCGCCGGATATGGACGAGTTTCCGCACGCGGCTGATCCTCGGCGCGGTCGTTTGGATCATCGCCGGGCTGGCGCTGAGCGGGTTCGTATTGTCCGAGCTCTTCAAGGCGCACGTGACCCAGCAGTTCGATGACGAGCTGCATGGCCATGCCGCAGAGCTCGCGGTTCTCGTCGGCGTCTCGCCCAATGGCGAACTATTTCTTCACAGGCGCCTGAGCGATCCGCGTTTCCTGCCGAAGGATTCGGGCTTCTATTGGCGGGTCGAGGCTGAAAACGGGGCCTCGATCGGCTCGCCCTCTCTGGCTGGACGGCCGCTGCCCTTGCCCGCCGGGATATCGGGCGGCGGCGAGCGCCACGTCTATGTGAACGGCCCGTCCGGCCCTTTGCGCCTGGTCCAGCGCACGTTCGCCGCTCCGGGCGCAGGGCCTTTGCGCATGGGCATCGGCGTCGACCAGCGGCTGCTGGACGAGGTGCTGGCCCGCTTCAATTGGACGTTGTTTCTCTCTCTCGCCATCATCGCTTGCGGGCTGATTTCGGCCGCGATCCTGCAGGTGTGGTTCGGGTTGCGTCCGCTCAGTGGAATGCGCCACGCGCTATCGGAAGTCCGAATGGGCCGGGCCAGTCGCCTCCCGGAAGATCTTCCCAGCGAGGTGCGCCCTTTGGCGGCCGATCTCAATGCGTTGCTGGAGGGCAATCTTGAGATGTTGCGGCGAGCCCGCACCCAGGCGGGCAACCTTGCTCATGCCCTCAAAACGCCTCTGGCCATTCTCCTGGACGAGGCCCAGCGGCTGCGCGCCGCAGGCCATGAGGAGGCGGCCGAGGTGATCACGCTGCAGTGCGATCGGATGCGCAGACAGATCGACTATCAGATCGCCCGAGCCAGGGCCGCCGCCCTCACTCGCGCGCCCGGGGTCGCTGCGGACGTCAAGGCGACGCTTGAGCCCGTCGTCAAGGCGATGCGCAGGCTTCATGGCCGCCGTGGCGTCACCTTCAGCGTGGCCTATGAGGCTGACGGAGCCGTGGCGGTCGATGCGCAGGACCTGGGAGAAATCGCAGGCAACGTGCTCGATAACGCTGGCAAGTGGGCCGACGGCCGCGTTGAAATTCTCGTGCGCCGGAAGGGGGAACTTATAGAAATCGTGGTCGACGACGATGGCCCCGGTTTGCCGCCCGAGAGCTACGAACACGTCTTTGGCGTGGGTGAGCGACTTGACGAGCGTATGCCTGGCCACGGCCTGGGGCTTTCGATCGTCAAGGATCTGGTGGGTCTCTACGAAGGTCAGGTCGCTCTGGACGCCGCTCCGCTTGGAGGCCTTCGCCTGACCCTGGCCTTCAGGACGATCAGCTAG
- a CDS encoding universal stress protein, with translation MAFADLLLPVLSYPDATPDRAIRAGVALAKRFGGGLTLLTMRVDIPQFGNILANALIDLDRQGEREEARSAATARLEALCAQVAAETFGEPLRVETRCAPLYEEGNAVAEAARTYDLCLTPQGVAVEGDRSLAEAVLFGSGRPVLLYPDDQEIAPGSGIGKVAIAWDGSARAARAVADALPLLARASEVRVFVALGEKPQAKSGTASDLLRHLEAHGVSAFADEQPSDGQSIGVLMANYVRTERVDLLVMGGFGHARIRQFVLGGATDAVLKAPPCPVLISH, from the coding sequence ATGGCTTTTGCAGATCTTCTGCTTCCCGTCCTCAGCTACCCCGACGCCACGCCTGATCGGGCCATTCGCGCTGGCGTGGCGCTCGCCAAGCGGTTTGGGGGCGGGCTTACTCTGCTCACGATGCGCGTGGACATCCCGCAGTTCGGCAACATTCTGGCCAATGCGCTGATAGACCTTGATCGCCAGGGCGAGCGTGAGGAAGCGCGCAGCGCCGCCACGGCTCGGCTGGAAGCCTTATGCGCCCAGGTCGCGGCCGAGACCTTCGGCGAACCGCTGCGCGTGGAGACCCGCTGCGCCCCCCTTTATGAGGAAGGGAACGCCGTGGCCGAAGCGGCGCGAACCTACGATCTGTGCCTGACGCCTCAAGGCGTGGCGGTGGAGGGCGACCGTAGCTTGGCGGAGGCTGTGCTGTTCGGTTCCGGCCGGCCGGTGTTGCTCTATCCTGACGACCAGGAAATCGCGCCCGGCTCGGGGATCGGCAAGGTCGCTATCGCCTGGGACGGCAGCGCCAGGGCCGCAAGGGCGGTGGCGGACGCCCTGCCTCTGCTTGCGCGCGCTTCGGAGGTCCGCGTGTTTGTCGCTCTCGGGGAAAAGCCGCAGGCCAAGTCCGGAACCGCGAGCGATCTGCTGCGTCATCTGGAGGCTCACGGCGTTTCCGCCTTCGCTGATGAACAGCCCTCTGACGGTCAATCGATCGGCGTCTTGATGGCGAACTACGTAAGGACTGAGCGCGTGGATTTGCTGGTCATGGGCGGCTTCGGACATGCGCGCATTCGGCAATTCGTCCTCGGCGGGGCGACCGACGCCGTTCTGAAGGCGCCCCCATGTCCGGTTCTGATCTCGCACTGA